The following coding sequences lie in one Apium graveolens cultivar Ventura chromosome 1, ASM990537v1, whole genome shotgun sequence genomic window:
- the LOC141673155 gene encoding uncharacterized protein LOC141673155 has protein sequence MGMEDERLSFLWMQCEVVLKVDEDRCNMLDLVIEFEDEDKKSGAKLDYKYLEFSYVYNMKHVKLLNDNDLMKMFSRLSKKKVIDIYVGVQDNPNPLYEFVLRLREQNNEEVGNMVDNHVDDMLENENEGVDSDEDSEYIPGESEYGEENVYSEESDDDEASVHSAGSDHDDDSMLFDRNNNGEEIVGKYGRGGNKIIIFEEDKYASDDNDRVLLEEIEEGGG, from the coding sequence ATGGGCATGGAGGATGAAAGGTTAAGCTTCTTGTGGATGCAATGTGAAGTCGTTCTTAAGGTGGATGAAGATAGATGTAATATGCTAGATTTGGTGATtgaatttgaagatgaagataaGAAATCTGGTGCTAAGCTTGACTACAAATATCTAGAGTTTTCATATGTTTACAATATGAAACATGTGAAATTATTGAATGACAATGATTTAATGAAGATGTTTTCTAGGTTAAGTAAAAAGAAAGTGATAGATATATATGTAGGTGTACAGGATAATCCTAATCCCCTGTATGAGTTTGTTTTACGGTTGAGAGAACAGAATAATGAGGAGGTAGGAAATATGGTGGATAATCATGTTGATGATATGCTGGAGAATGAAAATGAAGGGGTGGATAGTGACGAGGATAGTGAATATATCCCAGGAGAAAGTGAGTATGGTGAGGAAAATGTgtatagtgaagaaagtgatgatgatGAAGCAAGTGTGCATAGTGCCGGAAGTGATCATGATGATGACTCAATGTTATttgataggaataataatggtgAAGAAATTGTGGGGAAATACGGGAGAGGtggaaataaaataattatttttgaagAAGACAAATATGCAAGTGATGATAATGATAGAGTTCTGTTGGAGGAAATTGAGGAGGGGGGGGGGTGA
- the LOC141713136 gene encoding uncharacterized protein LOC141713136 yields the protein MGKSTTLECMKKFCQQVEGLFGVEYLRAPTPTDLRRLLTRGEQRGFPGMIGSIDCMYWKWKNCPSGWGWGYSGRKGRHTIILEAVASYDTWIWHAFFGVPGAQNDINVVGQSPVFDIVIAGNSPTVVFHVNGKRYNNAYYLTDGIYPRYSTFVYDGPVDSNGVRIPFAPVQRNGTNQQAFWDRIENLESAYIHTMLQNNLVEHNWAIEANQ from the exons ATGGGAAAATCAACCACACTTGAGTGTATGAAAAAATTTTGTCAACAAGTGGAAGGGCTATTTGGTGTAGAGTACCTCCGTGCTCCGACACCAACAGATTTACGAAGGCTTCTAACAAGGGGGGAACAAAGGGGATTTCCAGGTATGATTGGAAGTATCGATTGTATGTATTGGAAGTGGAAGAATTGTCCAAGCGGGTGGGGATGGGGTTATAGTGGTCGAAAAGGACGACATACTATTATTCTAGAGGCAGTCGCTTCCTATGACACTTGGATTTGGCACGCTTTTTTTGGTGTGCCTGGAGCTCAAAATGATATTAATGTTGTAGGCCAGTCTCCTGTATTTGATATAGTCATCGCAGGAAATAGTCCAACTGTGGTGTTTCACGTTAATGGGAAAAGATACAATAATGCGTATTATCTTACTGATGGAATTTATCCGAGGTATTCAACATTT GTTTATGATGGCCCAGTAGATAGTAATGGAGTTCGAATTCCTTTTGCCCCAGTACAAAGAAATGGAACAAATCAACAAGCATTTTGGGATCGTATTGAGAATTTGGAATCAGCTTATATTCATACAATGCTTCAAAATAATTTGGTGGAGCATAACTGGGCAATAGAAGCTAATCAATAG
- the LOC141713121 gene encoding carboxylesterase 1-like — translation MATNTSAEDTKPAAAINPAIDPFSYLGMVFNVDGSITREHGLLSTRTTFDPSLSPVFIEDITFNTSNNTGVRLYIHRKALESTASNELLPVFIYFHGGGFIVGSPASPVYHDFCSLMAVDVPVLIVSVDYRLGPEHRLPAAYLDCVEALQWIKTLPHEWLAKFGDLSNCYIMGASAGGNIAYHIPAFLKDVDTSPLKIKGMILIQPFFGGTKRSESELKLVNDKVLPLNVSDIMWDLSLPVGADRDHEYCNVMVESELGACDWIKKLGWGVMVQGCNGDPLLDREMEMVKLMQDKGIEVVSKFDEVGCHAIEVLDPSNAKALCLAIKDFISPVA, via the coding sequence ATGGCAACAAATACTTCAGCAGAGGACACAAAGCCTGCTGCAGCTATCAATCCGGCTATCGATCCCTTTTCCTACCTTGGTATGGTCTTTAATGTCGATGGCTCCATTACACGTGAACACGGACTGCTATCCACCCGTACCACATTCGATCCCAGCCTCTCTCCGGTCTTCATAGAAGATATTACTTTTAACACATCAAACAATACAGGAGTCCGTTTATACATACACCGCAAAGCCCTGGAATCCACGGCCTCCAATGAGCTATTGCCTGTCTTTATTTACTTCCATGGTGGCGGATTTATCGTAGGCAGTCCAGCCTCACCTGTCTATCATGATTTTTGCTCACTTATGGCTGTTGATGTCCCTGTTCTAATCGTATCAGTTGATTATCGTCTTGGACCCGAGCATCGCCTGCCTGCAGCTTACCTTGATTGTGTAGAAGCTCTGCAGTGGATCAAAACTCTCCCACATGAATGGCTAGCAAAGTTTGGTGACTTATCCAACTGTTACATTATGGGTGCTAGTGCAGGGGGAAACATAGCTTATCATATACCTGCATTCTTAAAAGACGTTGATACTAGCCCGCTGAAAATCAAAGGGATGATATTGATTCAACCTTTTTTTGGTGGGACTAAGAGAAGTGAATCAGAGTTAAAACTTGTTAATGATAAGGTGTTGCCATTAAATGTGAGTGATATAATGTGGGACCTGTCATTGCCTGTTGGGGCTGATCGCGATCACGAGTATTGTAATGTGATGGTTGAGAGTGAGCTAGGTGCATGTGATTGGATAAAGAAGCTGGGGTGGGGAGTTATGGTGCAAGGGTGTAATGGTGACCCATTGCTGGACCGTGAGATGGAGATGGTTAAGTTGATGCAAGACAAAGGAATTGAAGTTGTGAGCAAGTTTGATGAGGTTGGCTGTCATGCTATTGAAGTGCTTGATCCATCCAATGCCAAGGCTCTGTGTTTGGCCATCAAAGATTTCATATCTCCTGTTGCTTAG